The following coding sequences lie in one Oncorhynchus kisutch isolate 150728-3 linkage group LG27, Okis_V2, whole genome shotgun sequence genomic window:
- the LOC109871588 gene encoding C-C chemokine receptor type 3-like, which yields MNRKTTFFLTITSAPRKVTLVKRRTTMGENEDFLAFWNEDNYTDYNDSVDPSYVMDNIVKLCGKTEVNRFGAKFIPTFYTINFLLSVVGNGLVLCIIYKYEKLTSVTNIFLLNLVISDLLFASSLPFWATYHSSEWIFGPYMCKLVGSVYFIGFYSSILFLTLMTFDRYLAVVHAINAAKRRRKTYACVSSAVVWCISLLASVKELVLYNVWKDSQSEHFCQETGFSKEIMNKWKLVGYYQQFVIFFLLPLAMVMYCYVRITVRIMSTRMREKCRAVKLIFVIVFAFFVCWTPYNIVILLRALQISNSHSSEDCSDVLDYALYVTRNIAYLYCCVSPVFYTFVGKKFQSHFRKLLAKHIPCLKSHNHTSHSSQSRTTSQKSPHTMYVY from the exons ATGAACAGAAAAACTACTTTCTTTCTGACAATCACATCAGCACCCAGAAAGGTCACATTG GTTAAGAGACGGACAACCATGGGGGAGAATGAAGACTTCTTGGCTTTTTGGAATGAGGACAATTATACAGATTATAACGACTCTGTAGACCCCAGCTATGTCATGGATAATATTGTGAAACTGTGTGGTAAAACTGAGGTAAACAGATTTGGAGCCAAGTTCATCCCAACATTCTACACCATCAATTTCCTGCTGAGTGTGGTTGGAAATGGGCTGGTTCTATGCATTATCTACAAATACGAGAAGCTCACTTCCGTCACCAACATCTTCCTCCTTAACCTGGTCATCTCTGACCTGCTGTTTGCGTCCAGTTTGCCCTTCTGGGCCACTTACCACTCCTCTGAGTGGATCTTTGGCCCGTACATGTGCAAGCTGGTGGGCAGCGTGTACTTCATCGGATTCTACAGCTCcatcctcttcctcactctcatGACCTTTGACCGATACCTGGCTGTGGTCCATGCCATTAATGCTGCCAAACGGAGGAGGAAGACCTACGCCTGCGTCTCCTCGGCAGTTGTGTGGTGTATCAGCCTTCTGGCCAGCGTCAAGGAGTTAGTTCTGTACAACGTCTGGAAGGATTCTCAATCCGAACACTTTTGTCAGGAGACAGGCTTCTCCAAGGAGATCATGAACAAATGGAAGCTGGTGGGTTACTATCAGCAGTTTGTTATCTTCTTTCTACTTCCTTTGGCCATGGTCATGTACTGCTATGTTAGAATCACAGTCCGAATCATGTCAACCCGGATGAGAGAGAAGTGTAGGGCAGTCAAGCTGATTTTTGTGATTGTATTTGCATTTTTCGTGTGCTGGACCCCATACAATATTGTGATACTGCTGAGAGCCCTCCAGATCTCCAACAGTCATAGTTCTGAGGACTGCTCTGATGTGCTTGACTACGCTCTGTATGTGACTAGGAATATAGCATACCTCTACTGTTGTGTAAGCCCTGTTTTCTACACGTTTGTTGGGAAAAAGTTTCAAAGCCACTTTAGGAAACTACTTGCAAAGCATATCCCATGTCTGAAGAGTCATAACCACACTAGCCATAGTAGCCAAAGTAGAACAACTTCTCAGAAAAGCCCACATACCATGTATGTATACTAG